A region from the Sphingomonas sp. S2-65 genome encodes:
- a CDS encoding glucokinase — protein sequence MADNVALVADIGRQSVRFGLAGGEAGPAPREIRKFLTAEHPTFTSALVAYLSAVDLRDARLPSVLAVAGAARGDLINLTGSRWYISLSGVEAVLRVPPLALNECAANALALTRLPAAAFTRLRGPEPRPVASGGTYAVIGTGTGLGVAALVTAGDRLIPVQSEAGHIAFAPATPDARRFADHCQAKGLIPDVETLLSAPGLLLAYEALSGGKRLTKPEDVTRDAARDPICGAVVRLFVEQLGAFAGDLALAFGAWDGVFLTGPIARALQPQLMDAGFRRCMEARTAFRRQLSEVPVALVNQGDLELIGAAAALGNA from the coding sequence ATGGCCGACAATGTGGCACTGGTGGCCGATATCGGCCGTCAATCGGTGCGGTTCGGCCTGGCCGGCGGGGAAGCGGGCCCGGCGCCGCGCGAGATCCGCAAATTCCTTACCGCCGAACACCCCACCTTCACCAGCGCGCTGGTCGCCTATCTGTCGGCGGTCGACCTGCGCGATGCGCGGCTACCGAGTGTCCTGGCGGTCGCGGGGGCGGCGCGCGGCGACCTCATCAACCTGACCGGCAGCCGCTGGTACATCTCGCTCTCGGGGGTCGAGGCCGTGCTGCGCGTGCCGCCGCTTGCGCTCAACGAATGCGCCGCCAACGCGCTCGCCCTCACGCGCCTTCCCGCCGCCGCCTTCACGCGGCTGCGCGGGCCGGAGCCGCGCCCGGTGGCCAGCGGGGGCACCTATGCCGTGATCGGCACCGGCACCGGCCTGGGAGTGGCGGCGCTGGTCACCGCGGGCGACCGGCTCATCCCCGTGCAGAGCGAGGCGGGGCACATCGCCTTCGCCCCTGCCACGCCCGACGCGCGCCGCTTCGCCGATCATTGCCAGGCAAAGGGGCTGATCCCCGACGTGGAGACGCTGCTGAGCGCGCCCGGGCTCCTGCTCGCTTATGAGGCGCTGTCGGGCGGCAAGCGCCTGACCAAGCCCGAAGACGTGACGCGCGACGCCGCCCGCGATCCCATCTGCGGCGCGGTGGTGCGGCTCTTCGTCGAGCAGCTCGGCGCGTTCGCCGGCGACCTCGCGCTCGCCTTCGGTGCGTGGGACGGCGTCTTTCTTACCGGTCCGATCGCGCGTGCGCTCCAGCCCCAGCTCATGGACGCGGGCTTTCGCCGCTGCATGGAAGCGCGGACGGCGTTCCGGCGCCAACTGTCGGAGGTACCCGTCGCACTCGTCAATCAGGGCGACCTAGAGCTGATCGGCGCCGCGGCCGCGCTCGGGAACGCCTGA